A stretch of Rickettsia rickettsii DNA encodes these proteins:
- the hslU gene encoding ATP-dependent protease ATPase subunit HslU, protein MKATKTTYKKDPMGLTPSQIVNELNRFIVGQEKAKKAVAIALRNRCRRKRVEGNLRNEIVPKNILMIGSTGVGKTEIARRLATLTNSPFYKIEATKFTEVGYVGRDVESIIRDLVEIAVNTEKTLAKTKVDIHAREKAIERILDSLVGKTSSSETREKFKEKILNGELDDTEIEISVADTTPVGGGSFEIPGMPGASMGVLNLGDMIGRALGSSKTKTKKMLVKDAMAIIIPEESEKLIDQEKIIQQAINLAENDGIVFIDEIDKIASTGSSRAKNAEISREGVQRDLLPLIEGTTVNTKYGPVKTDHILFIASGAFHIAKPSDLLPELQGRLPIRVELNSLTKDDMIKILLEPETSLIKQYSALIGTEDVRLEFAASAIEKIADYAITVNLEVEDIGARRLHTILENLLEDISFEASEMKGKKITIDDKFVENQLSKIITNLDLAKFVL, encoded by the coding sequence ATGAAAGCTACTAAAACTACTTATAAAAAAGACCCTATGGGGCTTACCCCTTCTCAAATAGTGAATGAACTGAATAGATTTATCGTAGGTCAAGAAAAGGCCAAAAAAGCTGTTGCTATTGCACTTAGAAATCGTTGTCGTCGTAAAAGAGTAGAAGGTAATTTACGTAATGAAATAGTACCAAAAAATATTTTAATGATTGGTTCAACCGGTGTCGGGAAAACAGAAATAGCACGACGCCTTGCAACGCTGACTAATTCTCCTTTCTATAAAATTGAAGCAACTAAATTTACCGAAGTCGGATATGTAGGGCGTGATGTAGAATCAATAATTCGTGATTTAGTCGAAATAGCCGTTAATACTGAAAAAACTTTAGCAAAAACGAAAGTAGATATTCATGCCCGTGAAAAAGCAATCGAGAGAATATTAGATAGTTTAGTAGGTAAAACTTCTAGTAGTGAGACTAGAGAAAAGTTCAAAGAAAAAATTTTAAACGGCGAACTTGATGATACGGAAATTGAAATTAGCGTAGCTGATACTACACCTGTCGGCGGTGGAAGTTTTGAAATACCGGGTATGCCGGGAGCATCTATGGGCGTTCTTAATCTTGGCGATATGATTGGACGAGCCCTTGGCAGTAGTAAGACTAAAACAAAAAAAATGCTAGTTAAAGATGCTATGGCTATTATTATACCTGAAGAATCAGAAAAATTAATAGACCAAGAAAAAATTATTCAGCAAGCTATAAATTTAGCTGAAAATGATGGTATAGTTTTTATTGATGAAATTGATAAAATAGCTTCAACTGGTAGTTCCAGAGCAAAAAATGCTGAAATAAGTAGAGAGGGAGTGCAAAGAGATTTGCTACCTTTGATAGAGGGCACGACGGTTAATACTAAATATGGACCGGTTAAAACCGATCATATATTATTTATTGCTTCCGGTGCTTTTCATATTGCTAAACCTTCTGATTTATTACCGGAGTTACAAGGAAGGTTACCGATTAGAGTAGAATTAAATTCGCTTACCAAAGATGATATGATTAAAATATTGCTTGAGCCTGAAACTAGTTTAATAAAACAATATTCGGCGTTAATAGGTACTGAAGACGTACGTCTTGAATTTGCTGCTTCTGCTATTGAGAAGATAGCGGATTATGCGATCACCGTTAATTTAGAAGTCGAGGATATAGGGGCTAGAAGGCTGCATACTATACTTGAGAATTTGCTTGAGGATATAAGCTTTGAAGCTAGCGAAATGAAAGGCAAAAAAATAACTATCGATGATAAATTCGTAGAAAATCAATTATCAAAAATAATAACTAATCTCGACTTAGCTAAGTTTGTTCTGTAG
- a CDS encoding ATP-binding protein, whose product MFGPPGNGKSRLAACLPSILTKMSTKEILECSTITSIAGKFLGNTNLTIKCSYKISGKFPVNSSYEFL is encoded by the coding sequence ATGTTTGGTCCTCCCGGAAACGGTAAATCAAGACTTGCTGCCTGTCTTCCCAGTATACTAACTAAAATGTCTACAAAAGAAATTTTAGAATGTAGTACGATTACAAGTATTGCAGGAAAATTTTTAGGAAATACTAATCTCACGATCAAATGCTCATATAAAATATCTGGCAAATTTCCAGTTAATAGCAGCTATGAATTCTTGTAA
- a CDS encoding PD-(D/E)XK nuclease family transposase, whose amino-acid sequence MPLLESGSNKENDSLKSSVADVIVEDEEGHKYIVEIDKSYTNLFMHKACFNSSRLIVDSISKSEDYSTIKKYCILIYCIFLLII is encoded by the coding sequence ATCCCCTTACTAGAAAGTGGCAGTAATAAAGAAAATGATAGCTTAAAATCTAGCGTAGCAGATGTCATTGTGGAAGATGAAGAAGGGCATAAATATATAGTAGAAATAGATAAATCCTATACAAATCTTTTTATGCATAAAGCTTGTTTTAATTCTAGTAGATTAATAGTTGATAGTATTTCTAAGAGTGAGGATTATTCTACTATAAAAAAATATTGCATATTAATTTATTGTATTTTCCTTTTGATAATATGA
- the lpxB gene encoding lipid-A-disaccharide synthase — protein MTKIYFIAGEVSGDFVGGRIMQHLKNNTGVQLNSPVLSFVNDAVQFVGVGGKYMEEAGSFKSLFPITSINLVGFVEILPHIFKLKKLIDKTVEDIINSKADLLITIDSPGFTYRVAKRVRKLLPKLKMIHIVAPSVWAYKEGRAVKYAKIYDCLFALLPFEPPYFTKVGLDCRYIGHPIMEQEFYSDKIALREEFKIDENERVLCVTLGSRKGEILRHLSVFISSIEEIFESCNNLKVIFTLANPAHEAIIKPFLEDVKFNYLFSSERLKTYAVADVALAKSGTNTLEIAASGTPMIVAYKVNIISFFIIRLLIKIKYVTLINIIADKEIIPEFIQFNCRANLISNKLQELLFNSKKVYEQVIESQKILQQLGFKSNRLQLNSESFRHDEFKGKLARCTKVLGHRLSLENSLVSSDRDDAVPSYIAAEIIKQEFLEPKIKLLKEKD, from the coding sequence ATGACAAAAATTTACTTTATAGCTGGTGAGGTGTCAGGAGACTTTGTAGGTGGTCGTATAATGCAGCATTTAAAAAACAATACAGGAGTACAACTCAATTCACCTGTATTAAGTTTTGTGAATGACGCTGTACAGTTTGTTGGTGTTGGCGGCAAATATATGGAGGAAGCCGGTAGCTTTAAAAGCTTATTTCCTATTACTTCCATAAATTTAGTGGGTTTTGTAGAAATTTTGCCTCATATTTTTAAGCTTAAAAAATTAATTGATAAAACTGTGGAGGATATAATAAATAGTAAAGCTGATTTATTAATTACCATAGATTCACCAGGGTTTACTTATCGTGTGGCAAAGCGAGTAAGGAAACTTTTACCAAAGCTGAAAATGATTCATATAGTTGCACCGTCAGTTTGGGCATATAAAGAGGGTAGGGCAGTAAAATACGCTAAAATTTATGATTGTTTATTTGCTTTACTACCGTTTGAACCTCCGTATTTTACTAAAGTCGGTCTTGATTGTAGATATATAGGTCATCCGATTATGGAGCAAGAGTTTTATAGTGATAAAATAGCTTTACGTGAAGAGTTTAAAATAGATGAGAATGAGAGAGTTTTGTGTGTTACTCTTGGTAGTAGAAAGGGTGAGATTCTAAGGCATTTATCGGTTTTTATTTCTTCTATTGAAGAAATATTCGAGAGTTGTAATAATCTTAAAGTTATATTTACTCTTGCAAATCCTGCTCATGAGGCAATAATAAAACCGTTTCTAGAAGATGTTAAGTTTAATTATTTATTTTCAAGTGAGAGACTTAAAACTTATGCTGTTGCGGATGTAGCTTTAGCAAAATCCGGTACTAATACTTTAGAGATAGCAGCTTCCGGTACTCCTATGATTGTGGCTTATAAAGTTAATATTATAAGCTTTTTTATTATCAGGCTATTGATAAAAATAAAATATGTTACGTTGATAAATATTATAGCCGATAAAGAAATAATTCCGGAATTTATCCAATTTAATTGCCGAGCTAATCTTATTAGTAATAAGCTTCAAGAGTTATTATTTAATTCTAAGAAAGTTTATGAGCAGGTAATAGAAAGCCAAAAAATTTTGCAGCAATTAGGATTTAAATCAAACCGATTACAGCTAAATTCAGAAAGTTTTAGACACGATGAATTTAAAGGCAAGCTAGCTAGGTGTACAAAAGTACTTGGACACAGGCTTAGCTTGGAAAATTCGCTTGTATCAAGTGATCGAGATGATGCTGTACCTTCTTATATAGCTGCAGAAATTATTAAACAGGAGTTCTTAGAACCTAAAATAAAGTTGTTAAAAGAGAAAGATTAG
- the mltG gene encoding endolytic transglycosylase MltG — MLNNLLKTKLFLVIVSLTIFITLLNFSIFYVFVPGDLTQNKTIIIEPKLSVNQIVTKLYSNAVIKYPRIFKVIAKIYSIKRPLKSGEYVFTRNISPLQTLRILASGKSIIHKIIVPEGTVVSEVIKKINEESRLLGEIKGIIPEGFLMPSTYFFSYGDQKEQIIDHMRNLMSANLDKVMQNLAPDSPLKTRLEVLTLASIIEKEAGSNAEKPIIAAVFINRLKKNMKLQADSTTIYALTEGKFKLARALTKKDLLQELPYNTYYIKGLPPGPISCPSLKSLEAVVKSAKTDALFFVVDGKGGHNFSNNLNDHNRFVETYRKSLIKVPEPAIDPEKPSTR, encoded by the coding sequence ATGTTAAACAACCTATTAAAAACTAAACTTTTTTTAGTTATAGTATCTCTAACTATATTTATTACTTTGCTAAATTTTAGTATATTTTATGTTTTTGTGCCGGGTGATCTTACTCAAAATAAAACGATAATTATTGAACCTAAATTATCCGTAAATCAAATAGTTACAAAACTTTATTCTAATGCAGTAATCAAATATCCAAGAATTTTTAAGGTAATTGCTAAAATTTATTCTATAAAAAGACCTCTTAAAAGTGGTGAATATGTGTTTACTCGTAATATATCGCCTCTGCAAACTTTAAGAATATTAGCAAGCGGTAAATCTATAATACACAAGATAATTGTCCCGGAAGGTACAGTAGTTAGTGAGGTTATAAAGAAAATTAATGAAGAAAGTCGATTACTTGGAGAAATAAAAGGGATAATACCTGAAGGTTTTTTAATGCCTTCCACGTATTTTTTTTCTTACGGTGATCAAAAAGAGCAGATAATTGATCACATGAGAAATTTAATGTCTGCTAATTTAGATAAAGTAATGCAAAATCTTGCACCGGATTCTCCATTAAAAACTAGACTTGAGGTATTAACGCTAGCTTCGATAATTGAAAAAGAAGCCGGCTCAAATGCAGAAAAGCCTATTATAGCAGCAGTATTCATTAATCGTTTAAAGAAAAATATGAAGCTACAAGCCGATTCGACTACTATATATGCTTTGACTGAAGGAAAATTTAAATTAGCAAGAGCTTTAACAAAAAAAGATTTATTGCAAGAACTACCCTATAATACTTATTATATAAAAGGTTTACCACCCGGTCCGATTTCTTGTCCGTCGTTAAAATCTTTAGAAGCAGTGGTAAAATCTGCTAAAACGGATGCATTATTTTTTGTAGTTGACGGTAAAGGCGGGCATAATTTTTCTAACAATCTTAATGATCATAATAGATTTGTTGAAACTTATCGAAAAAGTTTGATTAAAGTACCTGAGCCGGCCATTGATCCTGAAAAACCATCTACTCGATGA
- the cyaY gene encoding iron donor protein CyaY, translating to MNNSEFSKIAETTIAYIAEKIEEQDKEASIDVDLQGDILNLDTDKGVYVINKQSAAKEIWLSSPVSGPYHFFYEQGKWTNRAGLELMAILTEELNIKFDTRPT from the coding sequence ATGAATAATAGTGAATTTAGTAAAATAGCCGAGACAACAATTGCATATATAGCAGAAAAGATAGAAGAGCAGGATAAAGAAGCAAGTATAGATGTAGATTTACAAGGCGATATATTAAACCTTGATACTGATAAAGGGGTATATGTAATAAATAAACAAAGTGCCGCCAAAGAAATTTGGTTGTCGTCGCCGGTTAGCGGTCCTTATCATTTTTTTTATGAACAAGGCAAATGGACAAATAGAGCAGGGCTTGAATTAATGGCTATTTTAACTGAAGAACTTAATATTAAATTTGATACTCGCCCCACTTGA
- a CDS encoding peptidase, whose product MRNNLERLNYWWSEGFTDYYSRVLALRSSVIITLEEFVEEFNKFFENYYLSPVINEPNNVIATDYWQDYAVRLPYYSGFVLALYLDNFIKENNKSKSLDNVMLDLFKTSKEQECSSDYFKTIVKIMF is encoded by the coding sequence ATACGTAATAACTTAGAACGATTAAATTATTGGTGGAGTGAAGGATTTACCGATTATTATAGTAGGGTTTTAGCCTTACGTTCTAGTGTTATAATAACGCTTGAGGAATTTGTAGAAGAATTTAATAAATTCTTTGAGAATTATTATTTATCACCTGTTATAAATGAACCTAATAATGTAATCGCAACAGATTATTGGCAAGATTATGCAGTAAGATTGCCATATTATAGTGGATTTGTTTTGGCACTTTATTTGGACAATTTCATTAAAGAGAATAATAAGAGTAAATCGCTGGATAATGTTATGCTTGATTTATTTAAAACCTCAAAAGAACAAGAATGTTCAAGCGATTATTTTAAAACAATAGTTAAAATTATGTTCTAA
- the gltX gene encoding glutamate--tRNA ligase — translation MTKVITRFAPSPTGMLHVGNIRAALLNWLYAKKHNGQFILRFDDTDLERSKQEYKDAIEEDLKFLNINWDQTFNQLSRLSRYDAIKNLLLDKKRLYACYETPEELELKRKFQLSKGLPPIYDRASLNLTEEQAKKYIEQGRKPHYRFLVNHEPISWHDMIKGEVKYDGKALSDPIVIRADGSMTYMLCSVIDDIDYDITHIIRGEDHVSNTAIQMQMFEALNTTPPTFGHLSLIINKDEKISKRVGGFEIATLRKEIGIEAMAIASFFSLLGSSAQILPYKSMEKLANQFEISSFSKSPTIYQPEDLERLNHKLLISLDFDTVKERLKEIDAEYIDENFWLSVSPNLQKLRDVKDWWEICHQTPNVENLNLDKEYLKQAAELLPKGEITKDSWSIWTKEITNITGRKGKELFLPLRLALTARESGPEIASVLPLIDREEIIKRLTSA, via the coding sequence ATGACAAAAGTTATAACACGATTTGCTCCGTCACCGACCGGTATGTTACATGTCGGGAATATCAGGGCAGCATTGCTTAACTGGCTATATGCAAAGAAGCATAACGGACAGTTTATTTTAAGATTTGACGATACGGATTTAGAGCGTAGTAAACAGGAATATAAAGACGCTATCGAGGAAGATCTAAAATTTTTAAATATTAATTGGGATCAGACATTTAATCAATTAAGTCGTTTAAGTAGATATGATGCAATCAAAAATCTATTACTAGACAAAAAAAGATTATATGCCTGCTATGAGACTCCTGAAGAGCTAGAATTAAAGCGTAAATTTCAATTATCTAAAGGTTTACCACCGATTTATGATCGAGCTAGCTTAAATCTCACTGAAGAGCAAGCAAAGAAATATATAGAACAAGGAAGAAAACCGCATTATAGATTTTTGGTAAATCATGAACCGATTAGCTGGCATGATATGATCAAAGGCGAAGTTAAATATGACGGCAAGGCTTTAAGCGACCCAATAGTGATAAGAGCAGACGGTAGTATGACCTATATGTTATGCTCAGTTATTGATGATATTGATTATGATATTACTCATATTATTAGGGGTGAAGATCACGTTAGCAATACCGCCATTCAAATGCAAATGTTTGAGGCTTTAAATACTACTCCTCCGACTTTTGGGCATTTAAGTTTAATAATCAATAAAGATGAGAAAATTTCTAAAAGAGTTGGAGGGTTTGAGATCGCAACTCTTAGAAAAGAAATCGGAATCGAAGCTATGGCAATCGCTAGCTTTTTTAGTTTACTTGGTTCATCAGCACAAATCTTACCTTATAAATCAATGGAGAAGCTAGCAAATCAATTTGAGATAAGTAGTTTCTCTAAAAGTCCAACTATCTATCAGCCGGAAGATTTAGAAAGATTAAATCATAAATTACTTATAAGTTTAGATTTTGATACAGTAAAAGAACGCCTTAAAGAAATAGATGCCGAGTATATTGATGAAAATTTTTGGTTATCGGTAAGCCCTAACTTGCAAAAATTACGTGATGTAAAAGATTGGTGGGAAATTTGCCATCAAACTCCGAATGTAGAAAATCTAAATTTAGATAAGGAATATTTAAAGCAAGCAGCAGAATTATTACCGAAAGGTGAAATCACTAAAGATAGCTGGAGCATTTGGACTAAAGAAATAACAAATATAACAGGCAGGAAAGGTAAGGAGTTATTTTTACCTCTTCGCCTTGCTTTAACCGCCAGAGAATCAGGACCAGAAATCGCAAGCGTTTTACCTTTGATTGATAGAGAAGAGATAATAAAGCGTTTAACTAGTGCGTGA
- the topA gene encoding type I DNA topoisomerase yields MKLVIVESPAKAKTINKYLGDEFKVIASFGHIRDLPSKKGSVLPDENFAMKYDISDKAGKYVDAIVKDATKADAVYLATDPDREGESISWHVAEVIKEKNQVKSDDFFKRVAFNEITKKAIIHAVENPRKLDTNLVNAQQARRALDYLVGFTLSPLLWRKLPGCKSAGRVQSVALRLICEREDEIERFKSEEYWDISLKMQNSNNELFTAKLTQVNDQKLEKFSIINEKNAKDLTKKLKSQKFHVDKIEKKQQKRQPQPPFITSSLQQEAARKLGFSAKKTMQIAQKLYEGVDIGKETIGLITYMRTDGVTLSNDAIADIRKLIDKSYGDKYLPTSPRIYKSKVKNAQEAHEAIRPTNITYTPDSLKEKLDKDYYKLYELIWKRTIACQMENVIMDLVVANLASENKEYLAKANGSTIAFDGFYKVYRESMDDEAEEENKMLPPLKEQEPLKTKAVIPNQHFTEPPPRYSEASLVKKLEELGIGRPSTYASILSVLQDRKYVALEKKRFIPEELGRLVTVFLVGFFKKYVEYDFTAGLENELDAIAAGKLEWKAALNNFWSGFNHNIESVNEQKITEIISYVQKALDYHLFGENKESKICPSCHTGKLSLKLGKFGAFLACSNYPECTFRKSIVSGNDNNENEGEPAAMPNENKVLGTDKDGVEIYLKKGPYGPYIQLGKQEGKVKPKRSPVPASLNQNDITLDIALKLLSLPLKIGIHKDSDEEIIIGYGKFGPYIKYMGKFISVQKKYDFLNLSLDDAMKLIEENKAKLEKKQA; encoded by the coding sequence ATGAAATTAGTAATAGTAGAATCGCCGGCAAAGGCAAAAACGATAAATAAATATTTAGGTGATGAGTTTAAGGTCATTGCATCATTCGGTCATATTAGAGATTTACCTTCTAAAAAAGGCTCGGTATTACCTGATGAAAATTTTGCAATGAAATATGATATTTCCGATAAAGCCGGTAAATATGTAGATGCCATAGTTAAAGATGCTACAAAAGCTGATGCAGTATATCTTGCAACCGATCCTGATCGTGAGGGTGAATCTATCTCATGGCATGTTGCAGAGGTAATAAAAGAAAAAAATCAAGTTAAATCCGATGATTTTTTCAAAAGGGTAGCATTTAACGAAATCACTAAAAAAGCAATTATTCATGCCGTTGAAAACCCTAGGAAACTTGATACTAACTTAGTAAATGCCCAACAAGCAAGAAGAGCTTTAGACTATTTAGTCGGCTTTACCCTTTCACCTCTTTTATGGCGTAAGTTACCGGGATGTAAATCGGCAGGACGTGTGCAGTCTGTGGCTCTGCGATTAATATGTGAGCGAGAAGATGAAATAGAGCGTTTTAAGTCAGAAGAATATTGGGATATTAGCCTTAAAATGCAAAATAGTAATAACGAACTATTTACTGCTAAATTGACTCAAGTAAACGATCAGAAGTTAGAAAAATTCTCAATTATTAACGAAAAAAACGCCAAAGATTTAACCAAAAAATTAAAATCTCAAAAATTTCATGTTGATAAGATAGAAAAAAAACAACAAAAACGTCAACCACAACCTCCTTTTATTACTTCATCACTACAACAAGAAGCAGCAAGAAAATTAGGTTTTAGTGCTAAAAAGACTATGCAAATAGCACAAAAACTTTATGAGGGTGTTGATATAGGTAAGGAAACTATAGGGCTTATTACTTATATGAGAACCGACGGCGTTACATTATCAAATGATGCAATAGCAGATATACGTAAGTTAATCGATAAAAGTTACGGCGATAAATATTTACCGACTAGCCCTAGAATTTATAAATCAAAAGTAAAAAATGCTCAAGAAGCTCATGAAGCAATAAGACCCACAAATATTACTTATACTCCTGATAGCTTAAAAGAAAAGCTAGACAAGGATTATTATAAGCTTTATGAGTTGATTTGGAAAAGAACTATAGCCTGCCAAATGGAAAATGTTATAATGGATTTGGTAGTTGCAAATTTAGCTTCGGAAAATAAAGAATATTTAGCAAAAGCAAACGGATCGACTATAGCCTTTGACGGATTTTATAAGGTTTATCGTGAAAGTATGGACGATGAAGCTGAAGAAGAAAATAAAATGCTGCCGCCTTTAAAAGAACAAGAGCCGCTGAAAACTAAAGCAGTTATTCCAAATCAACATTTTACCGAACCGCCTCCAAGATATTCAGAAGCAAGTTTAGTGAAAAAACTTGAAGAGCTTGGCATCGGTCGTCCTTCGACCTATGCTAGTATTTTATCGGTTTTACAAGATCGAAAATATGTTGCTCTTGAGAAAAAACGATTTATACCTGAAGAGCTTGGACGTTTGGTAACGGTATTTTTAGTCGGTTTCTTCAAAAAATACGTTGAATATGATTTTACTGCAGGACTTGAAAACGAATTAGACGCAATAGCAGCCGGCAAACTTGAATGGAAAGCCGCTTTAAACAATTTTTGGAGCGGTTTTAACCATAATATTGAATCAGTAAACGAGCAGAAAATAACCGAGATTATTAGCTATGTACAAAAAGCCCTTGATTATCACCTGTTCGGTGAGAATAAAGAATCTAAAATTTGTCCTTCATGTCACACGGGCAAGCTTAGCTTAAAGCTTGGTAAGTTCGGAGCGTTTTTAGCATGTAGTAATTACCCTGAATGTACTTTTAGAAAATCTATTGTTAGCGGTAACGATAACAACGAGAATGAAGGCGAGCCTGCCGCTATGCCTAATGAGAATAAAGTTTTAGGTACGGATAAAGACGGAGTAGAAATATATCTGAAAAAAGGACCTTACGGACCTTATATTCAACTTGGCAAACAAGAAGGCAAAGTAAAGCCGAAACGTAGCCCAGTGCCTGCTAGCTTGAACCAAAATGATATTACACTTGATATAGCATTAAAGCTTCTAAGCTTACCGCTAAAAATAGGTATTCATAAAGATAGCGACGAGGAAATTATTATAGGATACGGTAAATTCGGTCCTTACATAAAATATATGGGTAAATTTATTTCGGTACAAAAAAAATATGATTTTCTAAATTTAAGCTTAGATGATGCGATGAAGCTAATTGAAGAGAATAAAGCGAAATTAGAGAAGAAACAGGCGTAA
- a CDS encoding DNA-processing protein DprA, whose product MRCNSRYKNAAANGRSFAHKIANDLVKEGYMTVSGLARGIDSSVHQAAISQTIGVIAGSIDHIYPPENKQLFENLAEEGLIL is encoded by the coding sequence ATGCGTTGCAATAGTAGGTACAAAAACGCTGCTGCAAACGGAAGAAGCTTTGCGCATAAAATTGCAAATGATTTAGTAAAAGAAGGTTATATGACCGTTTCAGGGTTAGCACGAGGAATAGATAGCAGCGTACATCAAGCTGCAATTTCTCAAACTATCGGAGTTATTGCAGGCAGTATTGATCATATATATCCACCGGAAAATAAACAACTATTTGAAAATTTAGCAGAAGAAGGTTTAATATTATGA
- a CDS encoding peroxiredoxin: MSVFVGKTAPDFTAKAIMPNNNIDDKFKLSNYAAGDNIVLFFYPLDFTFVCPSEIIAFHNKLGEFTERRTKVVAVSVDSHFSHLAWKNTPHNKGGLGQVQFPMVSDIKKDISSKYNVLNEDGVALRGTFLIDKDFIVRHMLVNDLPIGRDINYTLKVIDALTHHQKHGEVCPAGWHKGEEAITPSHEGIAHYLSSHAEKL, translated from the coding sequence ATGTCAGTATTTGTCGGCAAAACTGCTCCGGATTTTACAGCTAAAGCTATTATGCCTAATAATAATATAGACGATAAGTTTAAACTTAGCAATTATGCTGCAGGGGATAATATAGTGTTATTTTTTTATCCCCTAGATTTTACTTTTGTTTGTCCATCGGAAATTATAGCATTTCACAATAAGCTTGGTGAATTTACCGAAAGACGTACTAAAGTAGTAGCTGTTAGTGTTGATTCGCATTTTAGCCATTTAGCTTGGAAAAATACTCCGCATAATAAAGGCGGGCTTGGACAAGTACAATTCCCAATGGTTTCCGATATAAAAAAGGATATTTCTTCAAAATATAATGTACTTAATGAAGACGGTGTTGCTTTGCGTGGAACTTTTTTAATCGATAAGGATTTCATAGTACGTCACATGCTAGTTAACGACTTACCTATCGGTCGTGATATTAATTATACATTAAAAGTAATCGATGCTTTAACTCATCATCAAAAGCACGGCGAAGTTTGTCCTGCCGGCTGGCATAAAGGTGAGGAAGCAATTACCCCATCACATGAAGGTATAGCACATTATTTAAGCTCACATGCAGAGAAGCTGTAA
- a CDS encoding SPFH domain-containing protein: MEYALLIFSIIAILVIIQMVKVVPQQQAWVVEKLGKFDKVLQPGLNLLIPVIQRVAYKHTLKEEAIDVTAQTAISNDNVTLSIDGVLYVKIIDPMAASYGVNNPYYAITQLAQTTMRSEIGKLPLDRTFEERETLNVAIVAAINQAAINWGIQCMRYEIKDIQPPQTILKAMELQVAAERQKRAQILESEGNRQAKINHAEGEKAQIVLNSEASYTDQVNRAKGEAEAIGLVATATANSIEIVATAIQKTGGSDAVALKIAEQYISAFSNLAKDTNTVILPANLSEPSSFITEALTIFNQLKASSSGTKIDK, encoded by the coding sequence ATGGAATATGCATTATTAATTTTCAGTATTATAGCGATTTTAGTTATAATACAAATGGTTAAAGTTGTACCGCAACAACAAGCATGGGTAGTAGAAAAACTGGGAAAATTCGATAAGGTACTGCAGCCTGGCTTAAATTTACTCATCCCTGTTATTCAGAGAGTAGCATACAAACATACTTTAAAAGAAGAAGCAATAGACGTTACCGCTCAAACAGCTATTTCAAACGATAACGTAACATTATCTATAGACGGTGTTTTATATGTTAAGATCATTGATCCAATGGCAGCATCTTATGGTGTTAATAATCCTTACTATGCCATAACACAGCTTGCTCAAACTACTATGCGTTCGGAAATCGGTAAACTCCCTTTAGATAGAACTTTTGAAGAGCGCGAAACTTTAAACGTAGCAATTGTAGCAGCTATTAATCAGGCTGCTATAAATTGGGGCATACAATGTATGCGTTATGAAATTAAAGATATTCAACCTCCGCAAACTATACTTAAAGCTATGGAATTGCAGGTAGCGGCAGAGCGTCAAAAAAGAGCTCAAATTCTAGAGTCGGAAGGTAATAGACAAGCAAAAATTAACCATGCAGAAGGTGAAAAAGCACAAATCGTACTGAATTCAGAAGCTTCGTATACAGATCAAGTTAACAGGGCAAAAGGTGAAGCTGAAGCAATAGGCTTAGTCGCTACCGCTACGGCAAATAGTATTGAGATTGTCGCAACTGCCATACAAAAAACGGGAGGAAGTGATGCAGTAGCTCTTAAAATAGCCGAGCAATATATTAGTGCGTTCAGTAATTTGGCTAAAGATACCAACACCGTAATTTTACCCGCAAATCTTTCAGAACCGAGTAGTTTTATAACCGAAGCATTAACTATATTTAACCAATTAAAAGCTTCTTCTTCGGGAACGAAAATAGATAAGTAG